A genomic window from Pseudonocardia broussonetiae includes:
- a CDS encoding response regulator produces MSDGLVIRTLVVDDDPIALDAHAAYVERVRGFAVVGRAATGTAALRALAIRPVDLVLLDVHLPDMSGLDVLRRMRAAGHASDVIMVTRARDLEVVRAAVAFGATQYLMKPFPAGVVRAKLESYLAYRERDPGPLVAQSDVDGLLDALRAPVVESGLPKGISRESLDQVSAVLVPDAGRTAVEVADLVGVSRVTARRYLEHLADTGLAERALRYGTTGRPQVEYTWRPQGGT; encoded by the coding sequence GTGAGCGACGGGCTCGTCATCCGCACCCTGGTCGTCGACGACGACCCGATCGCGCTCGACGCCCACGCCGCCTACGTCGAGCGGGTGCGCGGGTTCGCCGTCGTCGGGCGGGCCGCGACGGGCACCGCGGCGCTGCGGGCGCTCGCGATCCGGCCCGTCGACCTCGTCCTGCTCGACGTGCACCTGCCCGACATGAGCGGGCTCGACGTGCTGCGCCGCATGCGCGCGGCCGGCCACGCCAGCGACGTGATCATGGTGACCCGCGCCCGCGACCTGGAGGTCGTCCGCGCCGCCGTGGCGTTCGGCGCCACGCAGTACCTGATGAAGCCGTTCCCGGCCGGGGTCGTGCGCGCGAAGCTGGAGAGCTACCTGGCCTACCGCGAGCGCGACCCGGGCCCGCTCGTCGCGCAGTCCGACGTCGACGGCCTGCTCGACGCCCTGCGCGCGCCGGTCGTGGAGAGCGGCCTGCCCAAGGGGATCAGCCGCGAGTCGCTCGACCAGGTGTCGGCGGTGCTGGTGCCCGACGCCGGGCGCACCGCGGTGGAGGTGGCCGACCTCGTCGGCGTCTCCCGGGTCACCGCGCGGCGCTACCTGGAGCACCTGGCCGACACGGGCCTGGCCGAGCGGGCCCTGCGCTACGGCACGACCGGGCGTCCCCAGGTCGAGTACACGTGGCGGCCGCAGGGCGGGACCTGA